One segment of Rosa chinensis cultivar Old Blush chromosome 6, RchiOBHm-V2, whole genome shotgun sequence DNA contains the following:
- the LOC112173585 gene encoding auxin-responsive protein SAUR50: MSTGMSKCNKLRRIIRIRQMLQRWHKKAHLKASPLAPSDVPAGHVAVCVGSSCRRFIVRATYLNHPIFKKLLVQAEEEYGFANQPGPLAIPCDESFFEEVLQMLSRSDSGRSGRFLSLEDLQRPCHVDTLNKLQVLDESWPLLHGKADKSVC; this comes from the coding sequence ATGTCGACGGGAATGAGCAAATGCAACAAGCTCCGACGCATAATCAGAATCCGTCAAATGCTACAACGCTGGCACAAGAAGGCTCACCTCAAGGCCTCACCGCTTGCGCCGTCGGACGTCCCAGCGGGACACGTCGCCGTCTGCGTCGGCAGCAGCTGCAGGAGGTTCATCGTGCGCGCTACCTACTTGAACCACCCcatcttcaagaagcttctggTGCAGGCCGAGGAGGAGTACGGCTTCGCCAACCAACCAGGACCTCTGGCCATCCCATGCGACGAGTCGTTCTTCGAAGAGGTTCTTCAGATGCTCTCCAGGTCGGACTCTGGTAGATCCGGGAGGTTCTTGAGCCTGGAGGATCTCCAGAGACCCTGCCATGTTGATACTTTGAACAAGCTTCAAGTTCTGGATGAATCCTGGCCTTTGCTCCACGGGAAGGCTGATAAATCAGTGTGTTAG